The following coding sequences are from one Saccopteryx bilineata isolate mSacBil1 chromosome 3, mSacBil1_pri_phased_curated, whole genome shotgun sequence window:
- the LOC136329736 gene encoding LOW QUALITY PROTEIN: recQ-mediated genome instability protein 1-like (The sequence of the model RefSeq protein was modified relative to this genomic sequence to represent the inferred CDS: inserted 4 bases in 4 codons; substituted 2 bases at 2 genomic stop codons), with the protein MSVANIALRVETWLSATWHVQVPVMWLEACINWIQEENDVNLSQAQLNKQVFEQWLLTDMKDLEHPLLPDGILDVPKGELNGYVAIQINSLVDVNQPAYSQIQKLRGKNTMNELITAETQVTQKPWEAKPSRILMLXLTDGIVQVXGMEYQPIPALHSHLPPGAKILIYGIISFRLGVLLLKSENVKVLGGEVDALLEEYAXEKLLGRLIRESDPVVSAIPNNSNQSIPRNADDLDLMLGPSDEEXLASLDENNELSANNDTSLERCFSTRQSSFEPGLVISSRPKEKPPNPSVYFIDGELDDCSLAEDLLLEEAVQKEEVETKELQPLTLNRITNVHTARSAHNPNSLNNVSLICRNGNDNWIESNLSEQINKNKSSCLFARDHNSSVFXVHHNVPLAHDFTNNNKNSETDNKVRQSINSSDVHSSNNKILNGVLIGYLPKRSLQISNENDHHLQNCSLRSDNSTNLSFTMDLYSPPFIYLSLLMACKPKEVVRVKVKAFIVTLTGNLSSSGGIWSITAKISDGTAYLDVDFVDEILTSLIGFSVPEMKKLKKDPLQYQKFLKGLQKCQHDLIDLXCLMTISFHLSLSKAIVLALQDVNVEHLENLKKRLNKQFTNKKNDSGNKFGLLPQF; encoded by the exons atgagtGTAGCTAATATTGCATTAAGAGTTGAAACCTGGCTTTCAGCAACATGGCATGTTCAAGTACCTGTAATGTGGCTGGAAGCTTGTATTAACTGGATCCAAGAAGAAAACGATGTTAATTTGAGTCAGGCACAACTGAATAAACAAGTTTTTGAGCAATGGCTCCTTACTGACATGAAAGATTTAGAGCATCCTCTTTTACCTGATGGCATTTTAGACGTACCAAAAGGAGAATTGAATGGATATGTTGCTATTCAGattaattcattggttgatgtAAATCAGCCTGCATATTCCCAGATACAAAAGTTGAGAGGCAAGAATACTATGAATGAGCTAATTACAGCTGAAACACAAGTAACCCAAAAGCCTTGGGAAGCAAAGCCTTCACGAATATTGATGCTATAGTTAACTGATGGAATTGTACAAG CAGGAATGGAATATCAGCCTATTCCAGCTCTTCATAGTCATCTTCCTCCAGGTGCAAAAATTTTGATTTATGGAATTATTTCTTTCCGTCTTGGTGTTCTCTTATTGAAATCAGAAAATGTGAAGGTGTTGGGAGGAGAAGTAGATGCTCTTTTAGAGGAATATG CAGAAAAGCTACTTGGAAGATTAATTAGGGAATCTGATCCTGTTGTTTCAGCCATACCAAATAACTCTAACCAAAGCATCCCTAGAAATGCAGATGATCTAGATCTTATGTTAGGACCTTCTGATGAAG CCCTTGCAAGTCTTGATGAAAATAATGAGCTTTCAGCGAATAATGACACTTCCTTGGAAAGATGTTTCAGCACAAGACAGTCAAGTTTTGAACCAGGACTTGTTATTTCTTCAAGACCAAAGGAAAAACCACCAAATCCATCTGTGTATTTCATTGATGGGGAATTAGATGACTGTTCATTAGCAGAGGATTTGCTTTTAGAAGAAGCTGTCCAGAAGGAAGAAGTGGAGACTAAAGAATTGCAGCCATTGACTTTGAACAGAATCACAAATGTACATACAGCCAGATCTGCACATAATCCTAATAGTTTAAATAATGTTTCTTTGATTTgcagaaatggaaatgataatTGGATTGAAAGCAATTTATctgaacaaattaacaaaaacaaatccaGTTGTTTATTTGCTAGAGATCACAACAGTAGTGTTT TAGTTCATCATAATGTACCCTTAGCCCATGATTTTACAAATAACAATAAGAACTCAGAGACAGATAATAAAGTAAGACAAAGCATCAACAGTTCAGATGTGCATtcctcaaataataaaatattaaacggAGTACTGATTGGTTATCTGCCAAAAAGGAGTTTACAGATTTCTAATGAAAATGATCACCATTTACAGAACTGTTCTTTAAGATCAGACAACAGCACTAATCTGTCTTTCACCATGGATTTGTATTCTCCACCCTTTATCTATTTGTCTCTTCTAATGGCCTGCAAACCAAAGGAAGTTGTAAGAGTGAAAGTCAAAGCCTTTATTGTTACCTTAACTGGAAATCTTTCAAGTTCTGGTGGCATTTGGAGTATAACAGCAAAGATTTCTGATGGTACTGCATATCTAGATGTAGACTTTGTAGATGAAATACTTACTAGTCTGATAGGGTTTTCAGTACCAGagatgaaaaagttaaaaaaagatccTCTTCAATACCAAAAGTTCCTGAAAGGTTTGCAGAAATGTCAACACGATCTAATAGATTTGTGATGTCTAATGACTATTTCATTTCATCTCTCCTTGTCTAAAGCAATAGTACTGGCATTACAAGATGTTAATGTGGAACACCTTGAGAACTTAAAGAAGCGATTGAATAAACaatttactaataaaaaaaatgatagtggAAATAAATTTGGTCTTTTACCACAGTTTTAG